The Hyphomonas sediminis genome contains the following window.
TGGCGTCGAACTTGGCTGGAAGTTCTGAGGTCCGCTAACCTCGAACGATCCACCAGACGAACCGGAAAGATCGTCGCCCCACCCCCGTTACGGGCGCGACTTGCAGGTTCACTCCAGAAGCCCGGACTTCGGTCCGGGCTTTTTCTTTTGAGGGTTAGCCGTGGGTGCCGGTGGCCTTGCGATAGGCGTCGGCGGAGAATTCGGTCGTCGAGATGCGATCCCGACCGGCGGCTTTGCTGCGATAGAGCTGCAAGTCCGCCTGCGACACCCACATTTCCGGCGAGAGATCTTGCGTGCAGCGGGCGCTGGCGACACCGATTGAGACGGTAACATAGGGCTGGGCCTGCGAGCGGACATGCGGGATGTTCAGCGTGTGGACCTGATGGCGGATTTCCTGAGCGATCAGCTCGGCTTCTTCCGGGGGCATATTGGGCAGGATACAGGCGAACTCCTCACCGCCATAGCGCGCGGTGGTGTCAGATGCACGCTGCACGACACGCTTCAGGGTTGCGGCGATCATCGCGATGCAGCGATCGCCGGCAGGGTGACCATAGGTGTCGTTGAACTGTTTGAAGAAGTCTATGTCGAGCATGATGACCGACAGCCATTCTTCGCTACGGCCGAGGCGGGCAAATTCGCTGCTCAGCGTACGCTCAAGATGGCGGCGGTTTTTTAGGCCCGTGAGCGCATCCGTGACGGCAAGCTCCGCAAGCTGATCACGTAGATTCTTCAGCTCGATATGATTGCTGACGCGCGCCTTGAGAATGGCAGGCTGGATTGGCTTGGTGACGTAGTCGATGGCGCCGAGGGAGAGGCCTTTCATCTCGTCGGCCGTGTCGCCAAGGCCGGTCGTGAAGATGATCGGGATATCCACGAGATCGGGATCATTCTTCACCCGGCGGCAAACGTCGAATCCGTCCATGCCGGGCATCAGGACATCCAGCAGGACGAGGTCCGGCTGAAGCTCGCGCATCACTTCGATTGCCTGCGTGCCGGAGGTCGCAAAGCAGATCTCGTACCTGTCTTCGAGGATCGCGTTGATGATCTCTATGTTCGAGATTTCGTCGTCGACGATGAGGATGGTGGCTTTCTTCATCATGCTGCACTTTCGTCTTGCGATTGGCTGGCTCCCGCCAGCATGTCCGCAGTCGTTGTCTCGATCATCCTGAGGGCAGTTTCGTAGTCCAGCTTCTCGATGGCTTTGAGAAGCGGGTGGGCGGCGCGGGCGTCACCGGAGAGGCCAGCGGCGGCGGCAAACCGGTCGAAGCTGGCGCGGGCGCCAAGGCTGCGGCGTCTAAGATGTGTTTGCAGCTCGTTCAGCGCGGCCTGAAGCGCTGCCTTGTCCAGGATGGCGGATGGGGCTTCGGCACCGCGTGCGGCGGTGTCATTCAGGCTGCGGGCGGCTTCGACTGCGGGGGTGAGCTGCTTCTCAAGGTCCACGATTGCGCGTTGCGCGCCTGAGACATTGCCCGATGAGAGAAGCGTTTCAATTGTGGAGGCGGCTTCCTGGAGGCCGGAGATTTCCAGAGATCCGGCAACGCCTTTCAGCGTGTGCGCCAGGCGGCGGGCGTCCTGCGCATGGCCCTCGGCGATAAGGCGGCGCATATCCGAAGCGATCGCGGCATAGTTTTCGCCGAAGTTTATGATCAGTTTGCGGAGAAGCGGCGCCTTGCCATTGACACGGCCAAGGGCGGCGGAAAGGTCGAATGGGGGTAGCTCTTCCGGCAGGATGGACTGTTCGGCGGGCCTTGCGGGGCTTGTCTTGCGGCGGGGCTGGGACTTGCCGCGTTCGGTCAGCCAATAGTTCAGCTTGTCGATCAGTTCAGCCGGATCGACGGGCTTGGCAATATGATCATTCATGCCCGCTGCGAAGCAGCGCTTCTTCTCTTCTTCGAAAGCGTGGGCGGTCATCGCGACAATAGGCAGGCGCTCGGGTGTCCAGCTTTCTCGGATGAGGCGTGTCGCTTCGATGCCATCCATTTCCGGCATTTGAACGTCCATCAGTACACAGGCATAATTCTCGCCGCTTTCCATCATCATGCCGCATGCGATGCGGCCATTCTCGGCGCAAGCCGTTCTGAGACCGGCATCGCTGAGCAGTTCAATGGCGATTTCGCGGTTGATCTCATTATCATCCACCACCAGCACGCAGAGGCCTTCAAACTGAGCGGCGATACGTGGGATGGTGCTCGATGGCAGCTCGGCGGGAGGCAGCAGGGACACCGACGAAGCCTGACCGGAGAAGAGATCCGTTATCGTGTCCAGCAGCATGCGGGGGTCGACCGGTTTCGGCAGAAACGCTGAAATGTCTGCCGCGCGCGCTTCCTGAACAAATTCGTCAGCATAATAGGCCGTGACCATGAGCGTGATCGGCATCTTTTCCTGATGCCGCTGCGACCGCATGATCTTGGCAGTTTCCATCCCGTCCATGCCGGGCATCTTCCAGTCGAGCAGGACGAGATCGTAAGGTTTACCGCTCTGCCGGGCGCTTTCCAGCGCGCCGAGCGCTTCCTGGCCGGAGGCAACGAGATCGACCATCATGTCCCAGGTGCCAAAGATTTCCTGAATGATTTGGCGAGCGGCCGGATTGTCGTCAGCCGCCAGCACGCGCAAGGTCTGAACATAGGCGGGCGGGCGATCATCTTCGCGCTGATGCTTGTCTTCCACCGATACCTTGATGCGGAAGGTGAAGGTGCTGCCCGCGCCTGGCGTGCTTTCCACTGCGATATTGCCGCCCATCTGTTCGACGATCTGCCGGCAGATGGCTAGGCCAAGCCCTGTTCCACCGAATTTCCGGGTGGTGGAGCTGTCGGCCTGCGAGAAGGAGTTGAACAGTTTGGCTTGTTGGTCCGCCGACATGCCGATGCCGGTGTCCGCAATGCTAAGCTCCAGCATGACTTCCCGGTCATACGTGGAGGCGACATCGACGCGGACTGTTATCTTGCCGTTTTCCGTGAATTTGACGGCATTGCTGAGCAGATTGAGGACAACCTGATTGAAGCGCAGCTCATCGCCCACGACCTTGTATGGAACAGCCGGAGAGATACGCGTTTCGATCTTCACGCGCTTGTCGTCTGCGTCCATGCCGACCAGATTGATCTGGTTGGCAATCGCCGTGCGCAGATCGAACGGCCTCGCTTCCAGGGTCAGTTTGCCGGCCTCGTTCTTGGAGAAGTCCAAAATATCGTTGATGAGGCGCAGGAGCGAGACGCCGGCATCATTGATCTTTGTTACATGATCTTTCTGCTTCGCCGTAAGCTCGGTGCGCGCAATGAGGTGACAGAAGCCGAGGATCGCATTCATCGGTGTGCGGATTTCATGGCTCATATTGGCCAGGAACAGGCTTTTGGAGCGGTTCGCGTTCTCCGCTTCGCGCGTCCGCTCGGTGAGGGCTTCGTTCTTGATGAGAATTTCTTCGCTCATCTTCCCGATGCGCTCGAAACTCTCCACCAGCTTGTTGCTGATCCATACCAGAACGATGGTCTGGAAGATGACAATTACGGCATGGAGAATTACGCGCTCGATATTGCCTTCCTGCGAGAAGACTGCCGATGGCAGCACATAGAGAAGCAGCAGGTGGTGGATGGAAACGGTGATAGCGCCTGCAATGATCGCCCGCCAATCGCACCAGGCGATTGTGAGGGCCAGCATCGCAAAGAAATACATGTGCATGTCCATCTGCCAGGGATGTCCCGTCAGAAGAAACAGCATCAGCGCCGGTTCACCCATTAGTGCGACGGCGGAAATATAGCGGGTGGCTGGCGCGGTGCCGCTGCGGAGCCAGGAGAAGTGATAGCTGCCTGCAAGAAGTGCGCCTGCAGCGGCTGCCCAGACGGGAGAATGATCTGTTTGTATGGCGATGAACATCAGCGCCGGAACGTGTGCCCACAGAATAATCAGCAGGAACCGGCCAAAGTGCGCCCGAAACGTATCGAGTTCAGCGATCATCAAGAATTCTCTCTGGAGGAAGTTGTGAAGCAGCCGGTCTGAACCGGCGAAGGCAGCACCAGCCAGGCGCCAGCCTCATGTAACTTTTCTGCGAAGTTGGGCGCGCTGGAGGACGCGATTACGGCGTTGGAAAAGCGTGTGAACTTTTGCAGCCCGCCTTGGGCCTCTCCAATAATGTTGATTGTATCGCCGATACTGGAGCCAGGCGGCGCGATCACCAGATATTTGCCATTCGAGGGCGCTGTGGAAAGTGTTGCAATCTGCAACGCAAGCAGGCCAACGATTAGAAGTGCCCCGGCAGGCAGGAAATCGGAGATGCGAACGCGCTCAGCGGAAGGCGCTGCGCGCTCCCCGGCGGTCGTGCCAGTTCTCATCCATCCGATCATTTATCTTTGGCCCAACCTACCGATTTCGATGGTAAGTTGTATGTGAACTAGATTTGGGAATGGTTATCGAATGGCTGTTCGCAGGGCCAGTGTCTTAATACGGCATCAATTTGCGTAAAGAGAACGCCGGACGACCAACCGGATTCTGATGTGTTTTCGGGCGGAATTCCGGCACCTTAGGCAGCAGGGCGGGGTGTGTTCATGGACGCATTGTAGGTGCGCCAGGCGGCCTGGCCGGCCTGATTGTAAGTGTTCATTGCACTGACCATCTGGCGGAACAGGCTCTGATTGCCGAGCTCGGGTGGAAGCAACGGATCGAAGTTGATGGCCCGGATAACGGCTTGACCGATAAGCAGGGACTCGCGCGCCGCGTCGGCCGGCGTCAGGGTCTCAAGGCGTTTGAGGCTCGTGGTCATGGCGTCGATTGCTGCCGCATAAGAAGCTTCAAGTTCCCGGGATGACCAGAGCCGGGGCCAGTTCTGCATTTCGAAGGATGCGATCTGGGAGACGCGCAATATGCTCAGCGCTGAGTCCGCGCCGAGCGCGATGACGTCGTGGTGATGGGTTTCCAGTGGGCGCGCGAGATTTGCCGGGCGTACCCACAGGCCGGCTTCCGCTTCACGGTACCCTGACAGGGCGAGCGCCCTTTCCCGGGTTTTTAGCTGT
Protein-coding sequences here:
- a CDS encoding response regulator, coding for MIAELDTFRAHFGRFLLIILWAHVPALMFIAIQTDHSPVWAAAAGALLAGSYHFSWLRSGTAPATRYISAVALMGEPALMLFLLTGHPWQMDMHMYFFAMLALTIAWCDWRAIIAGAITVSIHHLLLLYVLPSAVFSQEGNIERVILHAVIVIFQTIVLVWISNKLVESFERIGKMSEEILIKNEALTERTREAENANRSKSLFLANMSHEIRTPMNAILGFCHLIARTELTAKQKDHVTKINDAGVSLLRLINDILDFSKNEAGKLTLEARPFDLRTAIANQINLVGMDADDKRVKIETRISPAVPYKVVGDELRFNQVVLNLLSNAVKFTENGKITVRVDVASTYDREVMLELSIADTGIGMSADQQAKLFNSFSQADSSTTRKFGGTGLGLAICRQIVEQMGGNIAVESTPGAGSTFTFRIKVSVEDKHQREDDRPPAYVQTLRVLAADDNPAARQIIQEIFGTWDMMVDLVASGQEALGALESARQSGKPYDLVLLDWKMPGMDGMETAKIMRSQRHQEKMPITLMVTAYYADEFVQEARAADISAFLPKPVDPRMLLDTITDLFSGQASSVSLLPPAELPSSTIPRIAAQFEGLCVLVVDDNEINREIAIELLSDAGLRTACAENGRIACGMMMESGENYACVLMDVQMPEMDGIEATRLIRESWTPERLPIVAMTAHAFEEEKKRCFAAGMNDHIAKPVDPAELIDKLNYWLTERGKSQPRRKTSPARPAEQSILPEELPPFDLSAALGRVNGKAPLLRKLIINFGENYAAIASDMRRLIAEGHAQDARRLAHTLKGVAGSLEISGLQEAASTIETLLSSGNVSGAQRAIVDLEKQLTPAVEAARSLNDTAARGAEAPSAILDKAALQAALNELQTHLRRRSLGARASFDRFAAAAGLSGDARAAHPLLKAIEKLDYETALRMIETTTADMLAGASQSQDESAA
- a CDS encoding diguanylate cyclase codes for the protein MKKATILIVDDEISNIEIINAILEDRYEICFATSGTQAIEVMRELQPDLVLLDVLMPGMDGFDVCRRVKNDPDLVDIPIIFTTGLGDTADEMKGLSLGAIDYVTKPIQPAILKARVSNHIELKNLRDQLAELAVTDALTGLKNRRHLERTLSSEFARLGRSEEWLSVIMLDIDFFKQFNDTYGHPAGDRCIAMIAATLKRVVQRASDTTARYGGEEFACILPNMPPEEAELIAQEIRHQVHTLNIPHVRSQAQPYVTVSIGVASARCTQDLSPEMWVSQADLQLYRSKAAGRDRISTTEFSADAYRKATGTHG